The Ascaphus truei isolate aAscTru1 chromosome 18, aAscTru1.hap1, whole genome shotgun sequence genome window below encodes:
- the PKM gene encoding LOW QUALITY PROTEIN: pyruvate kinase PKM (The sequence of the model RefSeq protein was modified relative to this genomic sequence to represent the inferred CDS: inserted 1 base in 1 codon; deleted 4 bases in 3 codons): protein MSKSSASEAXSAFIQTQQLHAAMADTFLEHMCRLDIDSEPIVARNTGIICTIGMRGGTTLYCSDYVITEVETGGSLGSKKGVNLPGAAVDLPAVSKKDIQDLQFGVDQGVDMVFASFIRKASDVHEVRKVLGDKGKNQDHQQDRESEGVRRFDEILEASDGIMVARGDLGIEIPAEKVFLAQKMMIERCNRAGKPVICATQMLESMIKKPRPTRAEGSDVANAVLDGADCIMLSGETAKGDYPLEAVCMQHAIAREAEAAIFHRQLFEELRRVHPLTRDPTEAAAVGAVEASFKCSSGAIIVLTKSGRSAHLVSRYRPRAPIIAVTRNGQTARQAHLYRGIFPVLYKEPVHEAWAEDVDVRVNFAMDIGKARGFFKSGDVVIVLTGWRPGSGFTNTMRVVPVP, encoded by the exons ATGTCAAAGTCTTCAGCCTCAGAGG GCAGCGCCTTCATCCAAACTCAGCAGCTTCACGCCGCGATGGCCGACACCTTCCTGGAACACATGTGCCGCCTGGATATAGACTCCGAACCCATCGTGGCCAGAAACACGGGCATTATCTGCACCATTGGTATGAGGGGGGGCACAACACTGTACT gcAGCGACTACGTCATAACCGAGGTG GAAACGGGGGGTAGCTTGGGCAGCAAGAAGGGGGTGAACCTCCCGGGT GCCGCCGTGGACCTGCCGGCCGTGTCCAAGAAGGACATCCAGGACCTGCAGTTTGGGGTGGATCAGGGAGTGGATATGGTGTTTGCGTCGTTCATCCGCAAGGCGTCTGACGTGCACGAGGTCCGAAAGGTGCTGGGGGACAAAGGGAAGAATCAAGATCATCAGCAAGATAGAGAATCAGAGGGGGTTCGCAG GTTTGATGAGATCCTGGAGGCCAGTGATGGCATTATGGTGGCACGTGGTGACCTTGGCATAGAGATCCCGGCAGAGAAAGTCTTCCTGGCACAGAAGATGATGATC GAGCGCTGCAACCGTGCCGGCAAACCTGTGATCTGTGCCACGCAG atGCTGGAAAGCATGATTAAGAAGCCACGCCCGACCCGTGCCGAGGGCAGCGACGTGGCCAACGCCGTGCTGGATGGTGCCGACTGTATCATGTTATCCGGGGAGACCGCCAAGGGGGACTACCCACTGGAGGCCGTGTGCATGCAACACGCG ATCGCCCGCGAAGCAGAGGCAGCTATTTTCCACCGGCAGTTGTTTGAGGAGCTGAGGCGCGTGCACCCGCTGACCCGTGACCCCACGGAGGCTGCAGCCGTGGGAGCAGTGGAAGCTTCCTTCAAGTGCTCCAGTGGAGCCATCATCGTGCTAACCAAATCCGGCAG GTCTGCACACCTGGTGTCCCGTTACCGCCCGCGCGCTCCCATCATCGCTGTGACACGGAACGGACAGACGGCCCGCCAGGCACATCTCTACCGTGGGATCTTCCCCGTCCTGTACAAGGAGCCGGTGCACGAAGCTTGGGCCGAGGATGTGGACGTCAGGGTCAACTTCGCCATGGACATCG GCAAAGCCCGTGGCTTCTTCAAGAGCGGCGATGTGGTCATCGTGCTGACTGGGTGGAGGCCCGGCTCCGGCTTCACAAACACCATGCGGGTGGTGCCTGTCCCTTAA